In Acipenser ruthenus chromosome 53, fAciRut3.2 maternal haplotype, whole genome shotgun sequence, the following proteins share a genomic window:
- the LOC117969725 gene encoding endonuclease domain-containing 1 protein-like yields the protein MYRLLPIVVLLVSLVALSSDAEVVRSLTTCKSSFYKGHIPKYIATNNHVRICQLLNNKYHYATLFDKEKRVPVYSAYVFKSDNNSERPLWYYEPQVSDPSSSEKSMLEYKPGSGVKNQATDEDYQDATAYKYTKGHVNPFSHNSGDGATATCTYTNVVPQLSNFNNVIWSAHETNLANILKGNCRDPNTPYVIVGAYPSTDKFIGVDKKVNVPEFMWSAFCCANEKNNGILSGAYWAKHENNGTVYEISMSDLEKKLTKDPVNPVTIFVGGCKAQSQGFLSEMTDGWVAEGMFGKILVEYVTSLLKSLWATWFE from the exons ATGTACCGTCTGCTTCCCATCGTCGTACTCCTCGTCAGTTTGGTGGCACTGTCATCAGATGCAGAAGTGGTCAGGTCATTGACAACATGCAAATCAAGCTTTTACAAAGGACATATCCCTAAATATATTGCCACAAACAACCATGTACGCATTTGTCAGTTGTTAAATAACAAATATCATTATGCAACGCTTTTTGATAAAGAGAAGAGGGTTCCAGTTTATTCTGCTTATGTGTTCAAATCCGACAACAACAGTGAAAGACCACTTTGGTATTACGAACCCCAG GTCAGCGATCCCAGTAGTAGCGAGAAATCTATGCTGGAGTACAAACCAGGTTCAGGAGTGAAGAATCAAGCAACTGATGAGGATTACCAGGACGCTACAGCTTACAAATACACCAAAGGACACGTCAACCCTTTCAGTCACAATTCTGGGGACGGGGCGACTGCCACATGCACCTACACCAATGTCGTGCCACAGCTTAGCAACTTCAATAACGTTATATGGAGTGCACATGAAACCAACCtggcaaatatattaaaaggCAATTGCAGAGATCCCAATACCCCCTATGTTATTGTGGGTGCCTATCCATCCACTGATAAATTCATTGGCGTGGACAAAAAAGTGAACGTGCCTGAATTTATGTGGTCAGCATTTTGCTGTGCTAATGAGAAAAATAATGGTATTTTGTCAGGAGCGTACTGGGCGAAGCATGAGAACAACGGCACAGTTTATGAAATTAGTATGTCAGACCTGGAAAAGAAGCTCACCAAAGATCCAGTTAATCCAGTGACCATCTTTGTGGGTGGATGTAAGGCTCAAAGTCAGGGATTCCTTTCTGAAATGACAGATGGATGGGTAGCAGAAGGAATGTTTGGGAAGATATTGGTAGAATACGTCACTTCGTTATTGAAATCATTGTGGGCGACTTGGTTTGAATAA